One part of the Burkholderia vietnamiensis LMG 10929 genome encodes these proteins:
- a CDS encoding sigma-54-dependent transcriptional regulator: MPYVLIVEDDADTRAMLAALAQAQQLTCDTAATLEEARTLVSTHTPDLVLCDLVLPDGNGMDLFDALPKRGHCEIVLTTGHASLETAIDALRRGATDYLVKPLNMQRLNSIFARVPRTTALHEEIAELRSELQRLGRFGRMLGSSPAMQAVYDAIGRVARTEASVLLTGESGTGKELAAQTVHDLSLRRRGPFLAVNCGAIAANLVESEMFGHDRGSFTGAERQHKGFFERADGGTLFLDEITEMPLESQVKLLRVLETGRVTRLGSTREIDVDVRIVAATNRDPEAAMADGKLRPDLYHRINVFPIPLPSLRERGDDIPMLADAFLQRYNEESGRNLRFAPAAREALKSYAWPGNVRELRNFVQRASIFSDADVIETLPPPIMEELSNMVDSQDDRVTVPFGTPLEEVDRKLILGTIAQCGGVKAQAAEVLDVSLKTIYNRLAQLEGEVEKPDS, encoded by the coding sequence ATGCCTTATGTGCTGATCGTCGAAGACGATGCCGATACGCGCGCGATGCTCGCGGCGCTCGCGCAGGCGCAGCAGCTCACCTGCGACACGGCCGCGACGCTAGAAGAAGCGCGCACGCTCGTCTCGACGCATACCCCCGATCTCGTGCTGTGCGATCTCGTGCTGCCCGACGGCAACGGGATGGATCTGTTCGATGCATTGCCGAAGCGCGGGCATTGCGAAATCGTGCTGACCACCGGTCACGCGAGCCTCGAAACCGCGATCGACGCATTGCGTCGCGGCGCGACCGACTACCTCGTGAAGCCGCTCAACATGCAGCGGCTGAACAGCATCTTCGCGCGCGTGCCGCGCACCACTGCGCTGCACGAGGAGATCGCCGAACTGCGCTCGGAGTTGCAGCGCCTCGGCCGCTTCGGCCGCATGCTCGGCAGCTCGCCGGCGATGCAGGCCGTCTACGATGCGATCGGCCGCGTCGCGCGCACCGAAGCGTCGGTGCTGCTCACCGGCGAGTCGGGCACCGGCAAGGAGCTGGCCGCGCAGACGGTCCACGATCTGAGCCTGCGCCGGCGCGGCCCGTTCCTCGCGGTGAACTGCGGCGCGATCGCCGCGAATCTCGTCGAAAGCGAAATGTTCGGCCACGACCGCGGCAGCTTCACCGGCGCGGAGCGGCAGCACAAGGGCTTCTTCGAGCGCGCCGACGGCGGCACGCTGTTTCTCGACGAAATCACCGAGATGCCGCTCGAATCGCAGGTCAAGCTGTTGCGCGTGCTGGAGACGGGCCGCGTCACGCGGCTCGGCTCGACGCGCGAGATCGACGTCGACGTGCGCATCGTCGCGGCCACCAACCGCGACCCGGAAGCCGCGATGGCCGACGGCAAGCTGCGGCCCGACCTCTATCACCGGATCAATGTGTTTCCGATTCCGCTGCCGTCGCTGCGCGAGCGCGGCGACGACATTCCGATGCTCGCCGATGCGTTCCTGCAGCGCTACAACGAGGAAAGCGGACGCAACCTGCGCTTCGCGCCGGCCGCACGCGAGGCGTTGAAGTCTTACGCATGGCCCGGCAACGTGCGCGAGCTGCGCAACTTCGTGCAGCGCGCGAGCATCTTCAGCGATGCGGACGTGATCGAAACCCTGCCGCCGCCGATCATGGAAGAGCTGTCGAACATGGTCGACTCGCAGGACGACCGCGTGACCGTGCCGTTCGGCACGCCGCTCGAGGAGGTCGACCGCAAGCTGATCCTCGGCACCATCGCGCAGTGCGGCGGCGTGAAGGCGCAGGCGGCCGAAGTGCTCGACGTCAGCCTGAAGACGATCTACAACCGGCTCGCGCAACTCGAAGGCGAGGTGGAGAAGCCGGACTCCTGA
- a CDS encoding glycosyltransferase family 2 protein, whose amino-acid sequence MRQHVRITPARAALAPREPRVTAVVLTYRRADELARTLARLTALRDRPAIVVVDNGSDDATAALVRERFAHVTLVHAPGNVGASGRNLGVAVARTRHVAFCDDDTWWAPGSIAEAANLLDAYPHVAAVTARVLVGAEEREDPTCALMADSPLDASVALPGRPILGLLAGATAFRRDAYLRAGGYHPRYFLGGEEALLALDLYRAGAWLVYAPQLTVHHYPSTQRDARARRSVSTRNDVWTAWLRWPAGAAFAHTVRMLPRLRRECGILPALAGLPWILRERRAIPPHVERMRRRLDDAARQRARA is encoded by the coding sequence ATGCGACAGCACGTCCGGATAACGCCCGCACGCGCAGCGCTCGCGCCGCGCGAGCCGCGCGTGACCGCGGTGGTGCTCACCTACCGGCGCGCGGACGAACTCGCGCGCACGCTGGCGCGCCTCACCGCGCTGCGCGACCGTCCGGCGATCGTCGTGGTCGACAACGGTTCGGACGACGCGACCGCGGCGCTCGTGCGCGAGCGCTTCGCGCACGTGACGCTCGTGCATGCGCCCGGCAACGTGGGCGCGTCCGGGCGCAACCTCGGCGTGGCCGTCGCGCGCACGCGCCACGTCGCGTTCTGCGACGACGATACGTGGTGGGCGCCTGGCTCGATCGCCGAGGCAGCAAACCTGCTCGACGCGTATCCGCACGTCGCGGCCGTCACCGCGCGCGTGCTGGTGGGCGCGGAAGAACGCGAGGACCCGACCTGCGCGCTGATGGCCGACAGCCCGCTCGACGCGAGCGTCGCGCTGCCTGGGCGGCCGATCCTCGGGTTGCTGGCCGGCGCGACGGCGTTCCGGCGCGATGCGTATCTGCGCGCGGGCGGCTATCACCCGCGCTACTTTCTCGGCGGCGAGGAAGCGCTGCTCGCGCTCGACCTGTATCGCGCAGGCGCATGGCTCGTCTATGCGCCGCAGTTGACGGTTCATCATTACCCTTCGACGCAGCGCGACGCGCGCGCGCGGCGCAGCGTATCGACCCGCAACGACGTGTGGACCGCATGGCTCAGATGGCCGGCCGGCGCCGCGTTCGCGCACACCGTGCGCATGCTGCCGCGGCTGCGCCGCGAGTGCGGGATCCTGCCCGCGCTTGCCGGCCTGCCGTGGATCCTGCGCGAACGGCGCGCGATCCCGCCGCACGTCGAACGCATGCGACGCCGCCTCGACGACGCCGCGCGGCAGCGCGCACGCGCATGA
- a CDS encoding PIG-L deacetylase family protein, whose protein sequence is MTAPTRWLVISPHLDDAVFSCGQAIAQAPGSVVVTVFAGIPARDTAAPPWDRRAGFRSADEAVRARRDEDRRALALLDARPVWLDFFDDQYGAPAATDEIAARLTDTLDAHPGYGVLAPAGLFHRDHLQVQQAALSVLHDLHAAGDTSRAWRFYEDAPYRRIDGLMSKRVSEWRERGWFARPVAAPAGDRSDGAAAKAAAVDAYQSQIALFEPHMRADLREPETYWQLECDSTSG, encoded by the coding sequence ATGACCGCTCCGACACGTTGGCTCGTCATCTCGCCGCACCTGGACGACGCCGTCTTCAGTTGCGGGCAGGCGATCGCGCAGGCGCCCGGCTCGGTCGTCGTGACCGTGTTCGCCGGCATCCCCGCACGCGATACGGCCGCGCCGCCGTGGGATCGGCGCGCGGGGTTTCGCAGCGCGGACGAAGCGGTGCGCGCGCGGCGCGACGAGGACCGCCGCGCGCTCGCGCTGCTCGACGCGCGGCCGGTGTGGCTGGATTTCTTCGACGATCAGTACGGCGCGCCGGCCGCGACCGACGAGATCGCCGCACGGCTGACCGACACGCTCGACGCCCATCCGGGCTACGGCGTGCTCGCGCCGGCCGGCTTGTTCCATCGCGATCATCTGCAGGTGCAGCAGGCCGCGCTGTCGGTGCTGCACGACCTGCATGCGGCGGGCGACACGTCGCGTGCATGGCGCTTCTACGAGGACGCGCCGTATCGGCGCATCGACGGGCTGATGTCGAAGCGCGTGTCCGAATGGCGCGAGCGCGGCTGGTTCGCGCGCCCGGTCGCCGCGCCGGCCGGCGACCGCAGCGACGGCGCGGCAGCGAAGGCCGCTGCGGTCGACGCATACCAGAGCCAGATTGCGCTGTTCGAGCCTCATATGCGCGCCGACCTCCGTGAACCGGAAACATACTGGCAACTCGAATGCGACAGCACGTCCGGATAA
- a CDS encoding ATP-binding protein: MIDIARTQAGNYATAVMLVAVATVLQALAIRFGGVNLPLVLYYPMLAGAAWATSFVFGIVSTAASGLLVWTLFLSDAGAYTGTQPERLVRLGAFMLIGVLVCAVAAMLRDTRLTNDRARRREAAARERLEAILDALPHGVIAADTQGRVTYLNAAAAELTGCSSDAALQEPVRDVVRLFDRDERLVPTTALDRALAGVSAQSDQHWLQRRGDSAPVPIAEIARPLVDAHGNIDGAVLVLRDALAQRAAAETSRLQLAVVDASPDAIVGIDAQGRIVSWNGAAQRIFGYDEAHAHGRALDTLVAQRWLRRYPLTVSFETLREPIGPLEVLCVRRDGRRFRASVSACPVRGDARNCVALSLTLRETRVQRRRDLRTQRSLQGARTARERADTSNRLKDELLATVSHELRTPLNVIYGWVEVLRSAGDDALQQQAIDAIDRSAHSLTRMVGDILDASSLATGKLRLDAMPVDVVRLFADATSAFQTAASAAGIALEFDCTASACVVSGDAERLRQMLSNLVSNALKFTPAGGAVTVTLTHDAAHAVLAVGDTGQGIASEFIPYVFDMFRRADGSPASPRRGLGLGLSIVRHIAELHGGEVRVDSAGRNRGATFTVTLPAGWQPIGAMAWGVTQVLRDAPTLDTQRILIVDDDATTRDSLAAALTTLGAVVAIAVSGRAALDAVATLQPTVVLSDLAMPDGDGFWLIDALRRRGAGGVDTSRPRVLAVTAHAGLGDERRALDAGFDGYLCKPVDVRDLAHAIARVTQQDG; the protein is encoded by the coding sequence ATGATCGATATTGCAAGGACGCAGGCCGGAAATTACGCGACGGCCGTGATGCTGGTTGCGGTCGCAACGGTGTTGCAGGCGCTCGCGATCCGCTTCGGCGGCGTGAACCTACCGCTGGTGCTGTACTACCCGATGCTGGCCGGCGCCGCGTGGGCGACCTCGTTCGTGTTCGGCATCGTATCGACCGCGGCGAGCGGGCTGCTGGTGTGGACGCTGTTCCTGTCCGATGCCGGCGCGTATACCGGGACGCAGCCGGAGCGGCTGGTGCGGCTCGGCGCCTTCATGCTGATCGGCGTGCTGGTGTGCGCGGTCGCGGCGATGCTGCGCGATACGCGGCTCACCAACGACCGAGCACGCCGCCGCGAAGCCGCGGCGCGCGAGCGGCTCGAGGCGATCCTCGACGCGCTCCCGCACGGCGTGATCGCGGCCGACACGCAAGGCCGCGTGACCTACCTCAATGCGGCAGCGGCCGAGCTGACCGGCTGCTCCTCGGACGCCGCGCTGCAAGAACCCGTGCGCGACGTCGTGCGGTTGTTCGATCGCGACGAGCGGCTCGTGCCGACCACCGCGCTCGACCGCGCGCTGGCAGGCGTCTCCGCGCAATCCGATCAACACTGGCTGCAGCGTCGAGGCGACAGCGCGCCGGTGCCGATCGCCGAGATCGCGCGTCCGCTCGTCGATGCGCACGGCAACATCGACGGCGCCGTGCTGGTGCTGCGCGATGCGCTCGCGCAGCGTGCAGCCGCCGAAACGTCGCGGCTGCAACTGGCGGTGGTCGATGCGTCGCCTGACGCGATCGTCGGGATCGACGCGCAGGGCCGCATCGTCAGCTGGAACGGCGCGGCGCAGCGGATCTTCGGCTACGACGAAGCCCACGCGCACGGACGCGCGCTCGACACGCTGGTCGCGCAGCGCTGGCTGCGGCGCTACCCGCTCACCGTATCGTTCGAGACGCTGCGCGAGCCGATCGGCCCGCTCGAAGTGCTGTGCGTGCGCCGCGACGGCCGGCGCTTTCGCGCGTCGGTGTCCGCGTGCCCCGTGCGCGGCGATGCGCGCAACTGCGTCGCGCTGTCGCTGACGCTGCGCGAGACTCGCGTGCAGCGCCGCCGCGACCTGCGGACGCAGCGCTCGCTGCAAGGCGCGCGCACCGCGCGCGAGCGGGCCGATACGTCGAACCGCCTGAAGGACGAGCTGCTCGCCACCGTGTCGCACGAGCTGCGCACGCCGCTGAACGTGATCTACGGCTGGGTCGAGGTGCTGCGCAGCGCCGGCGACGACGCGCTGCAGCAGCAGGCGATCGACGCGATCGATCGCAGCGCGCATTCGCTCACGCGCATGGTGGGCGACATCCTCGACGCGTCGTCGCTCGCGACTGGCAAGCTGCGGCTCGACGCGATGCCGGTCGACGTCGTGCGGCTGTTCGCCGACGCGACGAGCGCGTTCCAGACCGCCGCGTCGGCGGCCGGCATCGCACTCGAGTTCGATTGCACGGCGAGCGCGTGCGTGGTGTCGGGCGACGCGGAGCGCCTGCGCCAGATGCTGTCGAACCTCGTGTCGAACGCGCTGAAGTTCACGCCCGCCGGCGGCGCCGTGACCGTCACGCTGACGCATGACGCCGCGCACGCCGTGCTCGCGGTCGGCGACACCGGGCAGGGCATCGCGAGCGAGTTCATCCCGTACGTGTTCGACATGTTCCGGCGCGCGGACGGTTCGCCCGCGTCGCCGCGGCGCGGCCTCGGGCTCGGCCTGTCGATCGTGCGTCATATCGCCGAACTGCACGGCGGCGAGGTCCGCGTCGACAGCGCGGGCCGCAACCGCGGCGCGACCTTCACCGTCACGCTGCCGGCCGGCTGGCAGCCGATCGGCGCGATGGCGTGGGGCGTGACGCAGGTTCTGCGCGATGCGCCGACGCTCGACACGCAGCGCATCCTGATCGTCGACGACGACGCGACCACGCGCGACAGCCTCGCCGCCGCGCTGACGACGCTCGGCGCCGTCGTCGCGATCGCCGTGTCAGGCCGCGCCGCGCTCGACGCCGTCGCGACGCTGCAGCCGACCGTCGTGCTGTCCGACCTCGCGATGCCGGACGGCGACGGCTTCTGGCTGATCGACGCGCTGCGCCGGCGTGGCGCGGGCGGCGTCGATACGTCCCGTCCGCGCGTGCTCGCGGTGACCGCGCATGCGGGACTCGGCGACGAGCGCCGCGCGCTCGACGCAGGCTTCGACGGCTATCTGTGCAAGCCCGTCGACGTGCGCGACCTCGCCCACGCGATCGCACGCGTCACGCAGCAAGATGGCTGA
- a CDS encoding UDP-glucuronic acid decarboxylase family protein — MKGYDRKRVLVTGGAGFLGSHLCERLVTAGHDVLCVDNFYTGAKDNIAHLLDAPNFELMRHDVTFPLYVEVDEIYNLACPASPVHYQRDPVQTTKTSVHGAINLLGLAKRVKARILQASTSEVYGDPDVHPQDERYCGRVNPIGVRACYDEGKRCAETLFMDYHRQYGVDVRIARIFNTYGPRMHPADGRVVSNFITQALAGKPLTVYGDGTQTRSFCYVDDLIDALVRLMDEPGDACEPVNLGSDDEIAMLDIAREVVRVVGTDVDIEFCPLPSDDPRQRRPDLEAARRRLGWRATTPLATGLAHTARYFIHRQAAHHAPGELVRSTQIASHLLAQISTQNRPATPA; from the coding sequence ATGAAGGGCTACGATCGCAAACGCGTACTCGTTACCGGCGGCGCGGGCTTTCTCGGTTCGCATCTGTGCGAGCGCCTCGTGACGGCCGGGCACGACGTGCTGTGCGTCGACAACTTCTACACGGGCGCGAAGGACAATATCGCGCACCTGCTCGATGCGCCGAATTTCGAGCTGATGCGTCACGACGTGACGTTTCCGCTGTACGTGGAAGTCGACGAGATCTACAACCTCGCGTGCCCGGCGTCGCCGGTGCACTATCAGCGCGACCCGGTGCAGACCACCAAGACCAGCGTGCATGGCGCGATCAATCTGCTCGGCCTCGCGAAGCGCGTGAAGGCGCGCATCCTGCAGGCGTCGACGAGCGAGGTGTACGGCGACCCCGACGTGCATCCGCAGGACGAGCGCTACTGCGGGCGCGTGAACCCGATCGGCGTGCGCGCGTGCTACGACGAAGGCAAGCGCTGCGCGGAAACGCTGTTCATGGACTATCACCGGCAGTACGGCGTCGACGTGCGGATCGCGCGGATCTTCAACACGTACGGGCCGCGCATGCATCCGGCCGACGGCCGCGTCGTGTCGAACTTCATCACCCAGGCGCTGGCCGGCAAGCCGTTGACCGTGTACGGTGACGGCACGCAGACGCGCTCGTTCTGCTACGTCGACGATCTGATCGACGCGCTGGTGCGGTTGATGGACGAGCCGGGCGATGCGTGCGAACCGGTGAACCTCGGCAGCGACGACGAGATCGCGATGCTCGACATCGCGCGCGAAGTGGTGCGCGTCGTCGGCACGGACGTGGACATCGAGTTCTGCCCGCTGCCGTCCGACGATCCGCGCCAGCGCCGCCCCGATCTTGAAGCCGCGCGGCGGCGCCTCGGCTGGCGCGCGACGACGCCGCTCGCCACCGGGCTCGCGCACACGGCGCGCTACTTCATCCACCGGCAGGCCGCGCATCACGCGCCGGGCGAGCTGGTGCGCAGCACGCAGATCGCGTCGCACCTGCTCGCGCAGATCAGTACGCAGAACCGGCCGGCCACCCCGGCGTGA
- a CDS encoding glycosyltransferase family 4 protein — MQRIALISEHASPLGVIGGVDAGGQNIYVANVAKQLAERGLDVDVYTRCDNAHLPEVVQIGPRMRVIHVPAGPPTDVPKERLLPYMGAFADYMIARMRREPDPVDVMHANFFMSGEAGLRVKKRLGIPLVTTFHALGRVRRLHQGAADGFPDARFKIEDTLARRSDRLIAECPQDALDLTTHYRADAARIEIVPCGFDAQEFRPVPRADARAQLGWQQDAFVVLQLGRLVPRKGIDNVIDALARMPRDPQRPTHLYIVGGSQATPDPARDPELARLMALAHDNGIADRVTFVGRREREALHLCYSAADVFVTTPWYEPFGITPVEAMACAAAVIGSDVGGISTTVDDGVTGYLVPPRDPAALAARLVQLRAQPDLCAALGRAGYLRAHRFYTWRGVADRLVDVYRDVAYPQRAGTAATRRTPVSPTPGVLAHRKENA; from the coding sequence ATGCAAAGAATCGCGTTGATCAGTGAACATGCGTCGCCGCTGGGCGTCATCGGCGGCGTCGATGCGGGCGGCCAGAACATCTACGTCGCCAACGTCGCGAAGCAGCTGGCCGAACGCGGCCTCGACGTCGACGTCTACACGCGTTGCGACAATGCGCACCTGCCGGAGGTCGTGCAGATCGGCCCGCGCATGCGCGTGATCCACGTGCCGGCCGGTCCGCCGACCGATGTGCCGAAGGAGCGGCTGCTGCCGTACATGGGGGCGTTCGCCGATTACATGATCGCGCGCATGCGGCGCGAGCCCGACCCCGTCGACGTGATGCACGCGAACTTCTTCATGTCGGGCGAAGCCGGCCTGCGCGTGAAGAAGCGCCTCGGCATTCCGCTCGTCACGACCTTCCACGCGCTCGGCCGCGTGCGCCGGCTGCATCAGGGCGCGGCCGACGGCTTTCCCGACGCGCGCTTCAAGATCGAGGACACGCTCGCGCGCCGCTCCGACCGCCTGATCGCCGAATGCCCGCAGGATGCGCTCGACCTGACCACGCACTACCGCGCGGACGCGGCGCGCATCGAGATCGTGCCGTGCGGGTTCGATGCGCAGGAGTTTCGACCGGTGCCGCGCGCCGACGCGCGTGCGCAGCTCGGCTGGCAGCAGGATGCGTTCGTCGTGTTGCAGCTCGGGCGTCTGGTGCCGCGCAAGGGCATCGACAACGTGATCGACGCGCTCGCGCGGATGCCGCGCGATCCGCAGCGGCCGACCCATCTCTACATCGTCGGCGGCAGCCAGGCCACGCCCGACCCGGCGCGCGACCCGGAACTCGCGCGACTCATGGCGCTCGCGCACGACAACGGTATCGCCGATCGCGTGACCTTCGTCGGCCGGCGCGAGCGCGAGGCGCTGCACCTGTGCTACAGCGCGGCCGACGTGTTCGTGACGACGCCGTGGTACGAGCCATTCGGCATTACGCCGGTCGAGGCAATGGCGTGCGCGGCGGCGGTGATCGGCAGCGACGTCGGCGGCATCAGCACGACGGTGGACGACGGCGTCACGGGCTATCTGGTGCCGCCGCGCGACCCGGCCGCGCTCGCCGCGCGGCTCGTGCAGTTGCGCGCGCAACCGGATCTGTGCGCGGCGCTGGGCCGCGCCGGCTACCTGCGCGCGCATCGCTTCTACACGTGGCGCGGCGTGGCCGACCGCCTCGTCGACGTCTACCGCGACGTCGCGTATCCGCAGCGCGCCGGCACCGCCGCGACCCGCCGCACGCCGGTTTCGCCCACGCCGGGCGTACTCGCGCACCGCAAGGAGAATGCATGA
- a CDS encoding BON domain-containing protein — translation MKVFLLQASAPRARRRAGTRIGMAIAVAAAAACTVVAPSAFAAGDDAASSSASSSASSSHSSTGTKIHDATITTKAKAELVGTSGLSAGDIHVKTRRGVVMLTGSVPDEQQRGQAADVVRKIDGVRDVRNQLTIRPK, via the coding sequence ATGAAGGTATTTCTGCTGCAAGCCAGCGCGCCGCGAGCGCGCCGTCGTGCGGGCACGCGTATCGGCATGGCGATCGCCGTCGCCGCTGCCGCCGCCTGCACCGTCGTCGCGCCGAGCGCGTTCGCCGCCGGCGACGACGCCGCTTCGTCGTCCGCATCGTCGTCCGCATCGTCGTCCCATTCGAGCACCGGGACGAAGATTCACGACGCGACCATCACGACCAAGGCGAAGGCCGAACTGGTCGGCACGAGCGGCCTGTCGGCCGGCGACATCCACGTGAAGACGCGCCGCGGCGTCGTGATGCTGACCGGCAGTGTGCCGGACGAGCAGCAGCGCGGGCAGGCGGCCGACGTCGTCAGGAAGATCGACGGCGTGCGCGACGTGCGCAACCAGTTGACCATCCGCCCGAAGTGA
- a CDS encoding SDR family oxidoreductase — protein MKCTLKPVGEQTIVITGATSGIGLVTARKAARRGAKLVLFARNGDALNTLCDEIRQHGGLAVPVAGDVANLEDLQRAAAQAVDTYGGFDTWINNAGVSIFGTAAAVPLEDQRRLFDTNYWGVVHGSLVASDHFRRKGDFHGGAIINLGSEASDAPLPLQSAYVASKHAVKGFTDSLRLELESDRLPVSVTLIKPAAMDTMFVMHAKNYMNVEAKLPPPIYDPELVADAILFAAAHPRRTLFVGGAAKLASAGAYHAPRLFDRLAATLFSRGQRTVRAARPRDDNALYESRHALHEREGMEGPVLRGCAYNAVVQRPKVAGAVALGAAALMVVALARARRTTA, from the coding sequence ATGAAGTGCACGCTCAAACCCGTCGGCGAGCAGACGATCGTGATCACGGGCGCGACGAGCGGCATCGGCCTCGTCACCGCGCGCAAGGCGGCACGCCGCGGCGCCAAGCTCGTGCTGTTCGCGCGCAACGGCGACGCGCTTAATACGCTGTGCGACGAGATCCGCCAGCACGGCGGCCTTGCGGTGCCGGTCGCGGGCGACGTCGCGAATCTCGAGGATCTGCAGCGCGCCGCCGCGCAGGCCGTCGACACCTACGGCGGCTTCGACACGTGGATCAACAACGCCGGCGTCTCGATCTTCGGCACCGCGGCCGCGGTGCCGCTCGAGGATCAGCGGCGGCTGTTCGACACGAACTACTGGGGCGTCGTGCACGGCTCGCTCGTCGCGTCGGACCATTTCCGGCGCAAGGGCGATTTTCACGGCGGCGCGATCATCAACCTCGGCAGCGAGGCGTCCGACGCGCCGCTGCCGCTGCAGAGCGCGTATGTCGCGTCGAAGCACGCGGTGAAGGGCTTCACCGATTCGCTGCGGCTCGAGCTCGAGTCGGACCGCTTGCCGGTATCCGTCACGCTGATCAAGCCGGCCGCGATGGACACGATGTTCGTGATGCACGCGAAAAACTACATGAACGTCGAGGCGAAGCTGCCGCCGCCGATCTACGACCCCGAGCTGGTCGCCGACGCGATCCTGTTCGCGGCCGCGCATCCGCGCCGCACGCTGTTCGTCGGCGGCGCCGCGAAGCTGGCCTCGGCGGGCGCGTATCACGCGCCGCGCCTGTTCGATCGCCTCGCGGCCACGTTGTTCTCGCGCGGCCAGCGCACCGTGCGCGCGGCACGCCCGCGCGACGACAACGCGCTGTACGAGTCGCGCCACGCGCTGCACGAGCGCGAAGGAATGGAAGGTCCGGTGCTGCGCGGCTGCGCATACAACGCCGTGGTGCAGCGTCCGAAGGTCGCGGGCGCCGTCGCGTTGGGCGCGGCCGCGCTGATGGTCGTGGCGCTCGCGCGGGCGCGGCGCACGACCGCGTAA
- a CDS encoding DUF2795 domain-containing protein: MTSRQHTGHEYSHSRAHEGERTQQDHDKGGHQTGHGKAPSPVDVQKALKGMDYPASKADVVQCAERSHADQHVLEMLRQIPDREYTTPASVSKELGRLM, translated from the coding sequence ATGACATCGCGACAACACACCGGCCACGAATACAGCCACTCGCGCGCGCACGAAGGCGAGCGCACGCAGCAGGACCACGACAAGGGCGGCCATCAGACCGGCCACGGCAAGGCGCCGAGCCCGGTCGACGTGCAGAAGGCGCTGAAGGGCATGGACTACCCGGCGAGCAAGGCCGACGTCGTCCAGTGCGCGGAGCGCTCGCATGCGGACCAGCACGTGCTGGAGATGCTGCGGCAGATTCCCGATCGCGAGTACACCACGCCGGCATCGGTGTCGAAGGAACTCGGGCGGCTGATGTGA
- a CDS encoding membrane protein, protein MAMIVAGRFTTFDEAEGGARHLYERAFGPDDVSIFFLNPGGQHARYPIGGDVYADTAAKPGGRGAMVGALRGMLIGVIVGLIAYAIGLRYWFVPVAGALAGAYLGAFGGALGRMRGEQAEGKGTLEQTESGVILAARVTAATAAAAEDVLRATGAQAIERVEGEWQDGEWRDFDPVRRPDGTTQDAAH, encoded by the coding sequence ATGGCGATGATCGTCGCAGGCCGCTTCACGACGTTCGATGAAGCGGAAGGTGGGGCGCGCCACCTCTACGAGCGCGCGTTCGGACCGGACGACGTGTCCATCTTCTTTCTGAACCCGGGCGGACAGCACGCGCGCTATCCGATCGGCGGCGACGTGTATGCCGATACGGCCGCGAAGCCCGGCGGCCGCGGCGCGATGGTCGGCGCACTGCGCGGCATGCTGATCGGCGTGATCGTCGGCCTGATCGCTTACGCGATCGGCCTGCGCTACTGGTTCGTGCCGGTCGCCGGCGCGTTGGCCGGCGCGTATCTCGGCGCCTTCGGCGGCGCGCTCGGACGGATGCGCGGCGAGCAGGCCGAGGGCAAGGGCACGCTCGAGCAGACCGAGAGCGGCGTGATCCTCGCCGCGCGCGTGACGGCCGCCACCGCGGCGGCGGCCGAAGACGTGCTGCGCGCGACCGGCGCGCAGGCGATCGAGCGCGTCGAAGGCGAATGGCAGGACGGCGAGTGGCGCGACTTCGACCCGGTGCGCCGGCCCGACGGCACGACGCAGGACGCCGCGCACTGA